A genome region from Hymenobacter tibetensis includes the following:
- a CDS encoding phosphatidylserine decarboxylase family protein codes for MKIHKEGRRILFFTLLALLAVNLVLFRVNARHATFNQIFAGISVLVFLTLLQFFRSPARRLFTHEDLITAPADGKVVVIENVQETEYFNDERKQISIFMSPINVHITRNPISGIVRYFKYHPGNYLVAWHPKSSTKNERTTVVVESEAGPLVLFRQIAGAMARRIVWYVNEGDEVNQGEEFGFIKFGSRVDIFVPLDTDIRVQLGEKVKGGQTIIAQLKTESPSLF; via the coding sequence ATGAAGATTCACAAAGAAGGTCGACGCATTCTGTTTTTCACCCTGCTGGCCTTGCTGGCTGTTAATCTGGTCTTGTTTCGCGTGAATGCGCGCCACGCTACGTTCAATCAGATTTTCGCCGGTATCTCGGTGTTGGTATTCCTGACGCTGCTCCAGTTTTTCCGGAGTCCGGCTCGTCGGCTATTCACGCACGAAGACCTTATTACCGCTCCGGCCGACGGAAAGGTGGTAGTTATTGAAAACGTGCAGGAAACCGAGTACTTCAACGATGAGCGCAAGCAGATCAGCATCTTCATGTCGCCAATCAATGTGCATATCACGCGCAATCCGATTTCGGGTATCGTGCGGTACTTCAAGTATCATCCCGGCAATTACTTGGTGGCGTGGCACCCGAAAAGTAGCACCAAGAATGAGCGGACCACGGTAGTAGTGGAAAGCGAAGCCGGTCCGCTTGTGTTATTTCGCCAGATTGCTGGTGCCATGGCGCGGCGTATTGTATGGTATGTGAATGAGGGCGACGAAGTGAACCAAGGTGAAGAGTTCGGCTTTATCAAGTTCGGGTCTCGCGTCGACATCTTTGTGCCACTCGACACCGACATTAGAGTACAGCTCGGTGAAAAGGTAAAAGGCGGTCAAACCATCATTGCTCAACTGAAAACAGAGTCACCAAGCCTGTTTTAA
- a CDS encoding Glu/Leu/Phe/Val family dehydrogenase — translation MAATTVYKEPAPLLDRENPLESMMSRFNVATEILGLDDETYEVLKAPDKQVIVHIPVTMDNGKVRVFEGYRVVHNTILGPSKGGIRYDKNVHLDEVKALAAWMTWKCAVVDLPYGGAKGGIICDPTTMSAGEIERLTRGYTMSMKDVFGPDKDIPAPDMGTGPREMAWLMDEFSKTVGATSPAVVTGKPLVMGGSLGRTEATGRGVMVSALAAMKKLGMDPKQVSAAVQGFGNVGTWAAKLLSEQGVRIKCISDISGAYWNEAGINIDEAVAYKNAHKGRLDGFTGAVLMENADDLLIADVDVLVPAAVEDVITEHNAHDIKAKLIVEGANGPTAASADPIINEKGIMVVPDILANSGGVTVSYFEWVQNRQGFKWTEEMVTERADRIMSDAFEKVYATSQKYNVPMRIAAYVVAIDKVAQTYKFRGGF, via the coding sequence ATGGCTGCCACCACGGTGTACAAAGAACCGGCTCCTCTTTTGGACCGCGAAAATCCTCTAGAATCCATGATGTCGCGTTTCAACGTGGCCACGGAAATTCTGGGCCTCGACGATGAAACCTATGAAGTGCTGAAAGCACCCGATAAGCAGGTAATCGTGCATATCCCTGTTACCATGGACAATGGGAAGGTGCGCGTTTTCGAAGGCTACCGCGTAGTGCACAATACCATCCTCGGCCCGTCCAAGGGGGGTATTCGTTATGATAAAAACGTCCACCTCGACGAGGTGAAGGCCCTGGCTGCCTGGATGACCTGGAAGTGCGCCGTTGTTGACTTGCCTTACGGCGGTGCAAAAGGCGGTATCATCTGCGACCCTACCACCATGAGCGCCGGCGAAATCGAGCGTCTCACGCGGGGCTACACCATGTCGATGAAAGACGTGTTTGGTCCCGACAAAGATATTCCTGCACCCGACATGGGCACCGGTCCGCGCGAAATGGCGTGGCTGATGGACGAATTCTCGAAGACGGTGGGTGCTACGTCGCCGGCCGTTGTAACAGGCAAGCCGCTGGTAATGGGAGGCTCATTGGGCCGTACCGAAGCTACCGGGCGTGGTGTTATGGTATCGGCGCTGGCTGCCATGAAAAAGCTGGGCATGGACCCCAAGCAGGTTTCGGCTGCCGTGCAAGGCTTTGGCAATGTGGGCACCTGGGCTGCTAAACTCCTCAGCGAGCAAGGTGTGCGCATCAAGTGCATTTCCGATATCAGCGGTGCTTACTGGAACGAAGCTGGCATCAACATCGACGAGGCAGTAGCCTACAAAAACGCGCACAAAGGCCGCCTCGACGGTTTCACGGGTGCAGTGCTGATGGAAAATGCCGACGACCTTCTCATTGCTGATGTAGATGTATTGGTGCCGGCTGCCGTGGAAGACGTAATCACAGAGCACAACGCCCACGACATCAAAGCCAAGCTGATTGTAGAAGGCGCCAATGGCCCAACGGCCGCTTCCGCCGACCCCATTATCAATGAGAAAGGCATCATGGTGGTACCCGACATCTTGGCTAACTCCGGTGGTGTTACGGTATCCTACTTCGAGTGGGTGCAGAACCGGCAGGGCTTCAAGTGGACCGAAGAAATGGTAACCGAGCGGGCCGACCGCATCATGTCGGATGCTTTTGAAAAAGTGTACGCCACGTCACAAAAATATAATGTACCGATGCGCATCGCCGCCTACGTGGTAGCCATCGATAAGGTAGCGCAAACGTATAAGTTCCGCGGCGGCTTCTAA
- a CDS encoding phosphatidate cytidylyltransferase, producing the protein MSDAPAATASPQPTAPGKKPMSNLGQRLLFGVIGAVMLLGCVWYSVWTFAAFFGLVQMRMLWEFYRMMRVAGYKPAALLGGGISLLIFAGILGVTVFAHLTDEALPVAAADFHLAGSAVIGVVILLPVVLIMREMYAWPRVNQQINPFANVGINLLGLLYVSLPMSFLSLVAYGPVGYDYRRILALLFLVWSSDIGAYAAGKTFGKHKLAPKISPGKTWEGAIGGFLLTLAMGWAMGYLLPELSLTYRLVVAGVVAVFGPLGDLAESMLKRSVGVKDSGRIMPGHGGLLDRFDAFLFILPVLALLQLVVG; encoded by the coding sequence TTGTCCGACGCTCCCGCCGCCACTGCCTCTCCCCAACCCACTGCGCCGGGCAAAAAGCCCATGTCCAACCTTGGCCAGCGGCTCCTCTTCGGCGTGATTGGGGCGGTTATGCTGCTGGGCTGCGTGTGGTACAGCGTCTGGACCTTTGCTGCCTTTTTCGGCTTGGTTCAGATGCGGATGCTATGGGAGTTCTACCGCATGATGCGGGTAGCAGGGTACAAGCCGGCCGCCTTGCTGGGCGGGGGCATCAGCCTCCTGATTTTTGCCGGCATCCTGGGCGTCACCGTGTTTGCTCACCTAACGGACGAGGCACTGCCCGTTGCTGCCGCCGACTTTCATTTGGCAGGCTCTGCCGTGATAGGCGTAGTGATATTGCTGCCCGTTGTGCTGATTATGCGGGAGATGTATGCGTGGCCCCGAGTAAACCAGCAGATAAACCCTTTCGCCAACGTGGGTATCAACCTGCTCGGGTTGCTGTATGTAAGCTTGCCGATGAGCTTCCTGAGCCTGGTAGCCTACGGCCCGGTAGGCTATGATTACCGCCGCATCTTGGCGTTGTTGTTCTTGGTCTGGTCGTCGGATATTGGCGCGTATGCCGCCGGCAAAACGTTCGGCAAGCACAAGCTGGCTCCTAAAATCTCGCCCGGCAAAACCTGGGAAGGCGCCATTGGTGGGTTCTTGCTGACGTTGGCAATGGGCTGGGCTATGGGTTACTTGCTACCCGAACTTTCGTTGACCTACCGCCTCGTGGTAGCAGGAGTCGTAGCCGTCTTCGGCCCCCTCGGCGACCTAGCCGAGTCCATGCTCAAGCGCAGCGTAGGCGTGAAAGATTCGGGCCGCATTATGCCCGGCCACGGTGGCTTGCTCGACCGGTTCGATGCCTTCCTTTTTATTCTACCGGTACTAGCGTTGCTGCAATTAGTGGTTGGGTAA
- a CDS encoding CPBP family intramembrane glutamic endopeptidase codes for MKGFVSSRLHPFANLLLLVGLMLLAVCVAGFLMAVLSNLLFGVGLLEIGNVTNMPDTYPNGWGVSMLTQGVFLFVGFGGAALALPLLTGYTWADYFAPRRPVPLAWLGLALAIIICSVPFMSGLVEWNAKAHFPGFLQEFEKGAREMEDRAQVLTKYLTQFTSFGRFIVGLIVIAVVPAISEELVFRGVIQRNLVQWFGSRHVGVWLAAAIFSAIHFQFFGFVPRFVLGLVLGYLYEWSGNILVPMVAHFTQNGFQIVLLYLQQRQMLTAATFDPDSNEALPWWLQLLSLLITGALLWQLYRHTLRPAADLHPTELRTLSGGGVAAHTTQRVPVVGRTINHDGVDVSKS; via the coding sequence ATGAAAGGTTTCGTGTCCAGCCGATTGCACCCCTTTGCCAATCTGCTGTTGCTGGTGGGCTTGATGCTGCTGGCCGTTTGTGTGGCTGGTTTTCTGATGGCCGTGCTCAGCAACCTACTGTTTGGGGTGGGGCTGCTGGAAATCGGCAACGTAACCAACATGCCCGACACCTACCCCAACGGCTGGGGCGTTTCGATGCTCACGCAGGGCGTATTTCTGTTCGTGGGCTTTGGGGGCGCGGCCCTTGCATTGCCGCTGCTCACGGGCTACACCTGGGCCGACTACTTTGCGCCGCGCCGGCCGGTGCCGCTGGCGTGGCTAGGGCTGGCACTCGCTATTATTATATGCAGCGTGCCGTTTATGTCGGGGCTGGTGGAGTGGAACGCCAAAGCCCATTTCCCCGGCTTTCTGCAGGAGTTCGAGAAAGGGGCCCGCGAAATGGAAGATCGGGCGCAGGTACTCACCAAGTACCTCACCCAATTCACTTCCTTCGGGCGGTTTATAGTCGGCCTGATAGTCATTGCCGTGGTACCAGCCATCAGCGAGGAACTGGTGTTTCGGGGCGTGATTCAGCGCAACCTGGTGCAATGGTTTGGGTCGCGGCACGTAGGGGTATGGCTGGCAGCGGCTATCTTCAGCGCCATTCACTTCCAGTTCTTTGGCTTTGTGCCGCGCTTTGTATTAGGGCTAGTACTTGGATACTTATACGAGTGGAGCGGTAATATTCTGGTGCCCATGGTGGCGCACTTCACCCAGAACGGTTTCCAGATTGTGCTGCTCTACCTGCAGCAGCGCCAAATGCTAACGGCTGCCACCTTTGATCCTGATTCCAACGAAGCCTTGCCTTGGTGGTTGCAGTTGTTGTCGTTGCTGATAACCGGAGCCCTGCTCTGGCAGCTCTACCGGCACACCCTGCGCCCCGCCGCCGACCTGCACCCCACCGAACTACGCACGCTAAGCGGCGGCGGGGTAGCCGCCCACACCACCCAGCGGGTGCCCGTTGTTGGCCGCACCATCAACCACGACGGGGTTGACGTAAGTAAAAGTTAG
- the dusB gene encoding tRNA dihydrouridine synthase DusB, with protein MVYIRDLTLPDFPLLLAPMEDVSDPPFRAVCKANGADLMYTEFISSEGLIRDAAKSRKKLDVFDYERPIGIQLFGSDVETMGECARISTLAGPDLIDINYGCPVKQVACRGAGAALLRDVPKMVEMTSAVVKATHLPVTVKTRLGWDDATKNVEDVAERLQDIGIEALTVHGRTRVQMYKGDADWRLIAKIKENPRIRIPIFGNGDIDSPQKAVEYKNRYGVDGVMIGRASIGYPWIFREVKHYVATGELLAPPTVEERVNMCRMHFDKSIEWKGQRVGIFEMRRHYAQYFRGLEGAKSWRMRLVETDSVEEVHSILDEIIAAEPVLVG; from the coding sequence GTGGTATACATCCGCGACCTTACTCTGCCTGATTTCCCGTTGCTGCTCGCGCCCATGGAGGACGTGTCGGACCCGCCGTTTCGGGCCGTGTGCAAAGCCAACGGAGCCGATTTAATGTACACCGAGTTTATTTCCTCGGAAGGCCTCATCCGGGACGCCGCCAAGAGCCGCAAAAAGCTCGACGTGTTCGACTATGAGCGGCCCATCGGCATCCAGTTGTTCGGCTCCGACGTGGAGACGATGGGCGAGTGTGCGCGCATCAGCACCCTGGCCGGCCCCGACCTCATCGACATCAACTACGGCTGCCCGGTGAAGCAGGTGGCGTGCCGCGGTGCCGGCGCGGCCCTGTTGCGCGACGTACCGAAGATGGTGGAAATGACCTCAGCCGTGGTGAAAGCTACGCACCTACCCGTGACCGTGAAAACTCGCCTCGGCTGGGACGATGCCACCAAGAACGTAGAGGATGTAGCCGAACGCCTACAGGATATTGGTATAGAAGCGCTTACCGTACACGGCCGCACCCGCGTGCAGATGTATAAAGGCGACGCCGACTGGCGCCTGATTGCCAAAATCAAAGAGAACCCCCGCATTCGGATTCCTATCTTCGGCAACGGCGACATTGACTCGCCGCAAAAAGCCGTGGAGTACAAAAACCGCTACGGCGTAGATGGCGTCATGATTGGGCGGGCCAGCATTGGTTACCCCTGGATATTCCGGGAGGTGAAGCACTACGTGGCAACCGGCGAGCTACTGGCGCCCCCCACCGTGGAGGAACGTGTGAATATGTGCCGCATGCACTTCGATAAGAGCATCGAATGGAAAGGGCAGCGCGTGGGCATCTTCGAGATGCGCCGCCACTACGCCCAGTACTTCCGCGGCCTCGAAGGCGCCAAAAGCTGGCGCATGCGCCTCGTTGAAACCGACTCGGTGGAAGAAGTCCACTCCATTCTCGACGAAATAATTGCTGCCGAGCCCGTTTTGGTGGGGTAA